One segment of Cynocephalus volans isolate mCynVol1 chromosome 8, mCynVol1.pri, whole genome shotgun sequence DNA contains the following:
- the LOC134384145 gene encoding igE-binding protein-like has protein sequence MGSTQSTISALDAVLSQRGIKVGNCVLKNFVKEVDRVAPWYACSGSLTLTSWNKLGRDLDRKYLEGDLRQGTKTIWKFVKNCLEDEGCRLVVTEGQNTLEEVQDSMSESERSERMGTRKRRDVSYKEKDPPGESTDKGVKTEKGPPGKSADEGVIYNPSEVQKKRGGPYPVEDLEALNIGESDSDSLDSSEESDLEEEAARYEEERYHPDGWRRPFRKQEKRPPPMAPARAAPSAPPPPPYEGRSNPLSFLPDKVRRKVQAAFPVFEVEGGGRIHAPVEYSQIKDLAEAVRKYGVNANFTVVMLERFAGAAMTPADWQMLAKAALPTMGQYMEWKALWHEAAQAQARANAVALTPEQRTWTFDMLTGQGQFAADQTAFPWGAYVQISSTAIKAWKTLPKKGEASGQLTKIIQGPQEPFSDFVARMTEAAGRIFGDPDQAAPLVEQLIFEQATQECRAAIAPRKNKGLQDWLRACRELGGPLTNAGLAAAILQSQRPLRQGMNRRTCFKCGQVGHLKKDCPAPDKDRVSLCSRCSKGYHKASQCRSVRDIKGRLLPPPEDQHKMDSKNVRVGPRSQGPQKYGNKVDRGQGKGEKVQSEDTQEWTCTPPPTSY, from the coding sequence ATGGGATCCACACAGTCCACTATTTCTGCTTTGGATGCAGTACTGAGTCAACGTGGAATTAAGGTGGGGAACTGCGTCCTTaagaattttgtgaaagaggtcgACCGGGTAGCTCCATGGTATGCTTGTTCTGGCTCCCTAACCCTGACCTCCTGGAACAAACTGGGCAGAGACCTCGATCGCAAATATCTCGAAGGGGACCTGAGACAGGGCACCAAGACAATATGGAAGTTTGTTAAGAactgcttagaagatgagggctgtaggCTGGTGGTGACGGAGGGACAAAATACTTTAGAGGAAGTTCAGGACAGCATGTCAGAATCTGAGCgaagtgagaggatgggtacccgcaagaggagagacgtctcctacAAGGAAAAGGACCCTCCCGGTGAGTCTACCGACAAGGGAGTGAAAACGGAAAAAGGACCTCCCGGTAAGTCCGCAGACGAGGGAGTGATTTATAACCCGAGTGAGGttcaaaagaaaagggggggCCCTTACCCTGTGGAGGATTTAGAGGCCTTGAACATAGGGGAATCAGACTCTGACTCCCTCGACTCTAGTGAGGAATCAGATCTAGAGGAGGAAGCCGCTAGATATGAGGAGGAAAGGTATCACCCCGATGGGTGGAGGAGGCCCTTTAGGAAGCAGGAGAAGCGGCCGCCCCCAATGGCTCCCGCACGAGCTGCGCCTTCagcacctccacctcctccctaTGAGGGGCGCTccaatcctctttcttttcttcctgataaaGTGAGGAGAAAGGTGCAAGccgccttcccagtttttgaggtggAAGGCGGAGGGCGAATCCATGCCCCTGTTGAGTACAGCCAAATCAAAGATCTTGCCGAGGCAGTTAGAAAGTATGGGGTAAATGCCAATTTCACTGTAGTAATGTTAGAAAGATTTGCCGGCGCCGCCATGACACCTGCGGATTGGCAAATGCTGGCTAAAGCTGCCCTTCCTACAATGGgccaatacatggaatggaaggcgctatggcatgaggcggcacaggctcaagccagggcaaacgctgtcGCGTTGACCCCTGAGCAGCGGACTTGGacttttgatatgttaacaggccagggccaatttgccgctgatcagacagccttcccatggggtgcttatgttcaaattTCTAGCACTGCCATCAAGGCTTGGAAGACGCTCCCCAAGAAAGGGGAAGCCTCTGGGCAGCTCACAAAAATTATCCAGGGACCTCAAGAACCATTTTCAGATTTTGTAGCTCGCATGACAGAGGCAGCAGGGCGTATTTTTGGAGACCCTGACCAAGCTGCACCTCTTGTTGAACAACTTATTTTTGAACAGGCTACACAAGAATGTCGAGCAGCTATAGCCCCgagaaaaaataaagggttacaggattggctcagagcaTGCCGAGAACTTGGAGGTCCCCttaccaatgcagggctggctgcCGCCATCCTACAGTCACAGAGACCATTGAGGCAGGGGATGAACAGGAGAACCTGCTTCAAGTGCGGCCAGGTGGGACATTTAAAGAAAGATTGTCCCGCCCCAGATAAGGACAGGGTGTCCCTTTGCTCCCGTTGTAGCAAGGGGTATCATAAAGCTAGTCAGTGCCGCTCCGTCAGGGACATCAAGGGGCGACTCCTCCCGCCACCTGAGGACCAACACAAGATGGATTCAAAAAACGTGAGGGTGGGCCCACGTTCTCAGGGCCCTCAAAAGTATGGGAACAAGGTGGACAGAGgccaggggaaaggggagaaagtccagtcagaagacacacaagAATGGACCTGCACGCCTCCTCCGACTTCTTATTAA